The following are from one region of the Leptospira neocaledonica genome:
- a CDS encoding type II toxin-antitoxin system RelE/ParE family toxin, with translation MWKIIQSPEFEDWFIHQDLELQEDVFAIVRVLEKKGPSLGRPYVDTLKGSKIPNLKELRIQSKGRPIRILFAFDTERKAVLLTAGNKQGDKRFYAKLIFQAERIYEDYLGNIQ, from the coding sequence TGAGTTCGAAGATTGGTTCATTCACCAAGATTTGGAATTACAGGAAGATGTTTTCGCAATCGTAAGGGTATTAGAGAAAAAGGGCCCATCCTTGGGGAGGCCGTATGTGGATACTCTCAAAGGAAGCAAGATCCCGAATTTAAAAGAATTGAGAATCCAAAGTAAAGGAAGACCGATTCGGATCTTATTTGCATTTGATACTGAAAGAAAAGCGGTACTATTGACGGCAGGAAATAAACAAGGCGATAAACGGTTTTACGCTAAGTTGATTTTCCAAGCTGAAAGAATTTACGAAGATTATTTAGGAAATATCCAATGA
- a CDS encoding DJ-1/PfpI family protein, giving the protein MKHRSLQPNRFMKFFSGSLALLFLLGFVEYGISSETSKTQIQEDDSKIPIYQSRFGRKQPVIVVIGENRMTELTDFMIPYGVLTSAKIAKVIAVFPKTGPVQMFPALKIEAEKSFDLFDSEYPEGADYVIVPAVHYSDDPSLLSFVQKQSVKGSTIIGVCDGVWVLANAGVLKDHKATGHWFSFSNLEKEFPGTTWIKDRRYVVDRKIITTTGITASIPVSLALIEAISGKEKALDIAAGLGAKDWKPSHKSSDFYLSGKDMYIAARNYLGFWDYENLGVRVFTGTDEVVLALQADSFSRTYKSEVFSVSNQNQIRTKSGLLLYVDKKEAEAANLDSILENLNGMAAVTAYDRNLTEIESKYGTNTAAFVALQMEYPWRK; this is encoded by the coding sequence ATGAAACATCGTAGCCTCCAACCAAATCGTTTTATGAAATTCTTCTCCGGAAGTTTGGCTCTATTGTTCTTACTCGGATTTGTGGAATACGGAATATCTTCCGAAACCTCGAAAACACAGATCCAAGAAGACGATTCTAAAATTCCAATCTATCAGTCCAGATTCGGCAGAAAACAGCCGGTTATTGTTGTGATCGGAGAAAACAGAATGACTGAGCTAACAGACTTTATGATCCCTTATGGAGTTTTAACCTCTGCTAAAATCGCAAAGGTAATTGCAGTTTTTCCGAAAACCGGTCCTGTCCAAATGTTTCCCGCATTAAAGATAGAAGCTGAGAAGTCTTTTGATCTTTTCGATTCGGAATATCCGGAAGGAGCGGATTATGTGATCGTACCAGCGGTCCATTATTCTGATGATCCTAGTCTTCTTTCTTTCGTTCAAAAACAATCTGTAAAAGGTTCCACGATTATAGGAGTTTGCGACGGAGTTTGGGTACTAGCCAATGCAGGAGTTTTGAAAGATCATAAGGCAACGGGTCATTGGTTTTCTTTTTCTAATTTAGAGAAAGAATTTCCTGGAACCACGTGGATCAAGGATAGAAGGTACGTTGTAGATCGAAAGATCATTACTACGACAGGAATCACCGCTTCCATTCCGGTTTCCTTAGCCCTAATAGAAGCAATTTCTGGAAAAGAAAAAGCGTTAGATATTGCAGCCGGCTTAGGAGCCAAAGATTGGAAACCTAGTCATAAAAGTTCCGATTTTTATCTGAGCGGAAAAGATATGTATATTGCCGCCAGAAACTATCTGGGCTTTTGGGATTATGAAAATTTAGGTGTTCGAGTTTTTACAGGAACGGACGAGGTTGTTTTGGCTCTTCAAGCGGATTCTTTTTCCAGAACTTATAAGTCGGAAGTATTTTCCGTTTCAAACCAAAATCAAATCCGAACCAAAAGTGGTTTATTATTATATGTAGATAAGAAGGAAGCAGAAGCCGCTAATTTAGATTCTATTTTAGAAAATCTGAATGGAATGGCGGCAGTGACTGCTTATGATAGGAATCTGACTGAAATTGAATCCAAATATGGAACTAACACTGCGGCTTTTGTAGCATTGCAGATGGAATATCCTTGGAGGAAGTAG
- a CDS encoding VOC family protein codes for MKYLHAMIRVKDLDLALDFFCNKLGLKETRRHDHPEGRYTLVFLSELDENSPEIELTYNWDQDSAYTSGRNFGHLAFEVDNIYETCANLQAKGVTINRPPRDGRMAFIRSPDLISIELLQRGKALEISEPWKSMTNTGEW; via the coding sequence ATGAAATATTTACACGCTATGATCCGAGTAAAAGATCTGGATCTAGCATTGGATTTTTTCTGCAATAAGCTAGGATTAAAAGAAACAAGAAGACATGATCATCCTGAAGGCAGATACACTCTTGTATTCTTATCAGAGTTAGATGAAAATTCTCCAGAAATAGAACTAACTTACAATTGGGATCAAGATTCTGCTTATACAAGCGGTAGGAATTTCGGTCATCTTGCGTTTGAAGTAGATAATATTTATGAAACCTGTGCGAATCTTCAAGCAAAAGGAGTGACTATCAATCGCCCGCCTAGAGATGGTAGAATGGCTTTCATCAGATCTCCAGATCTGATCTCTATTGAATTATTACAAAGAGGAAAGGCCTTAGAGATCTCCGAACCTTGGAAAAGTATGACGAATACCGGAGAATGGTAA
- a CDS encoding AraC family transcriptional regulator, whose translation MDTFLAFGAGLSFLLAISEFIRKAKDGKIQSRDLGSKTEPTFNQPIGFFFLSLSIVQFHLYLELSNQLKEYLWFAEIHIPFLFFTGPLAYFYFIRLGGLTAKALNLLHFFPGFVSFLFLLPFLLSDPNSKIEYISVFPPRNIYFQFLFGVLVLGTISNLVYPLLLIGKIRKWKTFVQKEEGRAFSPFLALFYTSIFVIFLFVIAQIFFMPLFIVAASALTLIICFVFLSNSVSPDLIVSFEKAAKEAGYNETRLQGLDVDAVIQKMEELMRDRKLYLDEELTLPILSDELKIKTHQLSEILNDKMRIGFREYIAGFRLEEASKILREETQRSILSIIYAAGFKSKSAFHKLFQEKYGCSPGEYRSSFSKKP comes from the coding sequence ATGGATACGTTTCTGGCATTTGGAGCAGGACTTTCATTCTTATTGGCCATTTCAGAATTTATTCGAAAGGCTAAGGACGGGAAAATCCAAAGCAGAGATCTCGGATCCAAAACCGAACCCACTTTTAACCAACCCATCGGATTCTTCTTCTTATCTCTTTCTATAGTCCAATTCCATTTATACCTGGAATTATCCAATCAGCTAAAGGAATATCTTTGGTTTGCGGAGATCCATATCCCTTTCCTATTTTTTACAGGGCCTTTGGCCTATTTCTATTTTATAAGATTAGGGGGGCTTACTGCAAAAGCGCTTAATCTGCTGCATTTTTTCCCCGGCTTTGTTTCGTTTCTTTTCCTCTTACCATTCCTTCTATCCGATCCGAATTCCAAAATAGAATACATAAGCGTATTTCCTCCCAGAAATATTTATTTCCAATTTCTGTTTGGCGTCTTGGTTTTAGGGACCATTTCCAATTTAGTGTATCCTCTTCTATTGATCGGAAAGATCCGAAAATGGAAAACCTTTGTCCAAAAAGAAGAAGGTAGGGCTTTCTCTCCATTTCTTGCACTCTTCTATACAAGTATATTTGTGATCTTTTTATTCGTGATCGCTCAGATCTTCTTTATGCCTTTATTCATTGTTGCGGCCTCTGCTTTGACATTGATTATATGTTTTGTTTTCTTAAGTAATTCGGTCTCTCCCGATCTGATCGTTTCTTTCGAAAAGGCGGCAAAGGAAGCCGGATACAACGAAACCAGGCTTCAAGGTTTGGATGTGGATGCAGTCATTCAAAAGATGGAAGAATTGATGCGCGACAGAAAACTTTATCTGGACGAAGAGCTTACACTTCCTATTCTTTCGGATGAATTAAAGATTAAAACTCACCAATTGTCAGAGATATTGAATGATAAGATGAGAATCGGCTTTAGAGAATATATTGCAGGATTTCGCTTGGAGGAGGCCTCTAAGATATTAAGAGAAGAGACCCAAAGATCGATACTTTCCATAATATACGCGGCAGGATTCAAATCCAAATCCGCGTTTCATAAATTATTCCAGGAGAAATACGGATGTTCTCCCGGTGAATATCGTTCTTCTTTTTCTAAAAAACCTTAA
- a CDS encoding LIC10421/LIC12816 family protein — protein MKINKLTSLLLVVGFLAGSSLFAVSQDTEDRLLEQALVSAAVTKEQKVAVATYLKALAQQKTERAEELRALAKRSTGGKFLASNAQSEKFLKQAKALEAEAAKTQEFLNNL, from the coding sequence ATGAAAATCAACAAACTCACTTCTCTTCTTTTGGTAGTAGGCTTCTTAGCAGGATCTTCTCTTTTCGCAGTTTCTCAAGATACTGAAGATCGTCTTTTAGAGCAAGCTTTGGTATCCGCTGCGGTTACTAAAGAGCAAAAAGTTGCAGTTGCTACTTACTTGAAAGCACTCGCTCAACAAAAAACTGAGAGAGCAGAAGAGTTAAGAGCATTGGCTAAACGTTCTACTGGAGGAAAATTCCTCGCTAGCAACGCTCAGTCTGAAAAATTCTTGAAACAAGCAAAAGCTCTTGAAGCAGAAGCTGCAAAAACTCAAGAATTTCTAAACAATCTTTAA
- a CDS encoding LA_3751/LA_3752 family putative glycosyltransferase, with protein MSFLGGKSYSKWAKLIFCLLFLLPLLYPFLLKPGEQLYSDHLGKFILGESVRRNGFLSGDLMLPSRSLDQEGNYCPTECIRIGEELISPFPVALGYVYALFLPWSGIVGVYVATSILILLSFLFLSLLWDWDPIYLGVLVLTSPFLINGYFFPDVGIASFLFLAGSFLFLRSDPSSSWLRFISSGFICASSAWFRIESIVFPLSFIFFLNIYKFSNVEERRKSFGYSIGFLLGIGLLLWIQYILYGHPLGPRFSFNQPTMFLYPWKKWEIYMGLLIANPNRIGFFGYTPGFLIVLFFFVYYIFFKKNPFKRDSTLEISNRDLFVISGIAAFIALVISAPNDGIIDFGSRYLHLSLPAFAGMFLILIESVGEKFRKISKIILFTILFYSVYISFSYTQILAKYGRKTTKLNAIYLEQKPDLVVVQIRTYSQILGKYFFQTPSVWLMREGNIKKFFSKNAPGQFRKILFVQTKASIIESLNDSDPFLKNKYYQSITQTLGPDFKKVWSENKEDVLIFSMEREK; from the coding sequence ATGAGTTTTTTGGGCGGAAAGTCTTATTCTAAATGGGCAAAACTAATATTTTGTCTTTTGTTCCTTCTTCCTCTCTTATATCCGTTTTTATTAAAGCCGGGCGAACAGTTATACTCTGATCATCTGGGCAAATTTATATTAGGAGAATCTGTAAGAAGAAACGGATTTCTTTCGGGCGATTTGATGCTTCCATCTAGAAGTTTGGACCAGGAAGGAAATTATTGTCCCACCGAATGTATTCGTATCGGCGAAGAGTTGATCAGTCCATTTCCAGTTGCATTAGGTTATGTATATGCGCTATTTCTTCCTTGGAGCGGGATTGTCGGCGTATATGTTGCGACATCGATTTTAATACTTCTTTCTTTTCTATTTCTGTCACTTTTATGGGACTGGGATCCGATCTATTTGGGAGTTTTAGTCTTAACTTCTCCATTTTTGATCAATGGTTATTTTTTTCCGGACGTTGGGATCGCTTCGTTTTTATTTTTAGCGGGAAGTTTTCTATTTTTAAGATCTGATCCTTCTTCTTCCTGGTTGCGGTTTATAAGTTCAGGTTTTATCTGCGCTTCTTCTGCTTGGTTTAGGATTGAAAGTATTGTATTTCCGTTATCCTTTATTTTTTTCTTAAACATATATAAGTTTTCTAATGTAGAAGAAAGAAGGAAAAGTTTCGGTTATTCAATAGGTTTCTTATTAGGGATAGGGCTTTTACTCTGGATTCAATATATTCTATACGGACATCCTTTGGGTCCAAGGTTTTCCTTTAATCAGCCTACAATGTTCTTATATCCTTGGAAAAAATGGGAAATTTATATGGGGTTATTGATCGCAAATCCTAATCGGATCGGATTTTTCGGTTATACTCCCGGCTTCTTGATTGTTCTGTTCTTCTTCGTATATTATATTTTCTTTAAGAAAAATCCATTTAAAAGGGATTCTACATTGGAGATCTCTAATAGAGATCTGTTTGTCATTTCTGGTATTGCTGCATTTATAGCCTTAGTAATATCTGCACCAAATGACGGGATCATAGATTTCGGTTCTAGGTATCTGCATTTGAGTTTGCCTGCTTTTGCAGGAATGTTTTTGATCTTAATCGAAAGTGTTGGTGAAAAGTTTCGTAAGATATCAAAAATCATATTATTTACGATCCTCTTTTATTCAGTATATATCAGTTTTTCTTATACCCAGATCTTAGCAAAATATGGAAGAAAGACCACTAAACTGAATGCGATCTATTTGGAACAAAAACCCGATTTAGTCGTGGTCCAGATCAGGACTTACTCTCAGATTTTAGGTAAATATTTCTTCCAAACACCTTCCGTTTGGCTGATGAGAGAAGGTAATATCAAAAAATTCTTCTCCAAAAATGCACCTGGGCAATTCCGAAAGATTTTATTCGTTCAAACGAAAGCTTCTATCATAGAAAGTTTAAATGATTCAGATCCTTTTTTGAAAAATAAATATTATCAGAGTATCACCCAAACCTTAGGTCCCGATTTCAAAAAAGTTTGGTCGGAAAATAAAGAAGATGTTCTGATTTTTTCTATGGAAAGAGAGAAATAG
- a CDS encoding helix-turn-helix domain-containing protein, whose product MRSKRQYSDFFTNAQKTMNLASVRKAEKKAENILLNLKLADLRKKIGLKQAEVPGFSQTSISRIETREDLKLSTLIGYINALGMDIEIRAISKSGKRKKEKDRNILILKS is encoded by the coding sequence ATGAGATCTAAAAGGCAATATTCTGATTTTTTTACCAATGCTCAGAAAACAATGAATTTGGCGAGTGTTCGAAAAGCGGAAAAAAAAGCAGAAAACATTCTCTTGAATCTGAAACTAGCCGATCTCCGGAAAAAGATCGGTTTAAAACAAGCGGAAGTTCCTGGATTCAGCCAAACAAGTATTTCCAGAATAGAAACAAGGGAAGATCTAAAATTATCCACTCTGATCGGTTATATAAATGCATTAGGTATGGATATAGAGATCCGGGCAATTTCCAAATCTGGAAAAAGAAAAAAGGAAAAAGACCGGAATATTCTAATCCTCAAATCATAA